A section of the Streptomyces xinghaiensis S187 genome encodes:
- a CDS encoding beta-N-acetylhexosaminidase has protein sequence MRRTGAPSKQPRGIARVFCALLLVVTGGAAASGTASAAPDRSTGAAPAAGFDRLVPAPASVRAGGKPYRIGPKTLIRVDRSREGRRIGEQLASVLRPSTGYKLPVTTRPGRGGIELRLGSAGGAGKQARGGAEEKGAAAESYRLRSSPGGVTITAPRHAGLFRGVQTLRQLLPERVEADSRQSGPWTVPGGTVTDAPRFAYRGAMLDVSRHFFTVEQVKRYIDQMALYKINKLHLHLSDDQGWRIAIDSWPRLATYGGSTEVGGGTGGYYTKDDYREIVAYAAERYLEVVPEIDMPGHTNAALASYAELNCDGVAPPLYTGIEVGFSSLCVDKEITYDFVDDVVRELAELTPGRYLHIGGDEAHSTPHEDYVAFMDRAQEIVGRYGKTVVGWHQITGAKPVEGAVAQYWGTTGTEQEVADAANNGTRMILSPANRAYLDMKYDENTPLGLSWAGYVEAQQSYDWDPGSYLQGVAEDKILGVEAPMWSETLETNDNIEFMAFPRLPGIAELGWSPAATHDWADYRQRIATHGPRWDALGIDYYRSPQIPWAD, from the coding sequence GTGCGACGAACTGGCGCACCCAGCAAACAACCCCGGGGCATCGCGAGAGTCTTCTGCGCGTTATTGCTCGTCGTCACCGGCGGAGCCGCGGCCTCCGGAACCGCCTCGGCCGCCCCGGACCGCTCCACCGGGGCCGCCCCGGCCGCCGGCTTCGACCGGCTCGTGCCCGCACCCGCATCCGTGCGGGCCGGCGGCAAGCCGTACCGGATCGGCCCCAAGACCCTGATCCGCGTGGACCGTTCGCGCGAGGGCCGGCGGATCGGCGAGCAGCTCGCCTCGGTGCTGCGCCCCTCCACCGGCTACAAGCTGCCGGTCACCACCCGCCCCGGCCGCGGCGGCATCGAGCTGCGGCTCGGTTCCGCGGGCGGAGCCGGGAAGCAGGCCCGGGGCGGCGCGGAGGAGAAGGGCGCGGCCGCCGAGAGCTACCGGCTGCGCTCCTCGCCCGGCGGCGTCACCATCACCGCCCCGCGCCACGCGGGCCTCTTCCGGGGCGTGCAGACGCTCCGTCAGCTGCTGCCCGAGCGGGTGGAGGCGGACAGCCGCCAGTCCGGCCCGTGGACCGTCCCCGGCGGCACCGTCACCGACGCCCCGCGCTTCGCGTACCGCGGCGCGATGCTGGACGTCTCCCGGCACTTCTTCACCGTCGAGCAGGTCAAGCGCTACATCGACCAGATGGCGCTCTACAAGATCAACAAGCTCCATCTGCACCTCTCCGACGACCAGGGCTGGCGGATCGCGATCGACTCCTGGCCCCGGCTGGCCACCTACGGCGGCAGCACGGAGGTCGGGGGCGGCACCGGCGGCTACTACACCAAGGACGACTACCGGGAGATCGTCGCCTACGCGGCCGAGCGCTACCTGGAGGTCGTCCCGGAGATCGACATGCCGGGCCACACCAACGCCGCCCTGGCCTCCTACGCGGAGCTGAACTGCGACGGCGTCGCCCCGCCGCTCTACACGGGCATCGAGGTCGGCTTCAGCTCGCTCTGCGTGGACAAGGAGATCACCTACGACTTCGTCGACGACGTGGTGCGCGAACTCGCCGAGCTGACGCCCGGCCGCTACCTCCACATCGGCGGCGACGAGGCCCACTCCACCCCGCACGAGGACTACGTGGCCTTCATGGACCGCGCCCAGGAGATCGTCGGCCGCTACGGCAAGACCGTCGTCGGCTGGCACCAGATCACCGGGGCGAAGCCCGTCGAGGGCGCCGTCGCCCAGTACTGGGGCACGACCGGCACCGAGCAGGAGGTCGCGGACGCCGCCAACAACGGCACCCGCATGATCCTCTCGCCCGCCAACCGGGCCTACCTCGACATGAAGTACGACGAGAACACCCCGCTCGGCCTGAGCTGGGCCGGCTACGTCGAGGCGCAGCAGTCCTACGACTGGGACCCGGGCAGCTATCTGCAGGGCGTGGCGGAGGACAAGATCCTGGGCGTCGAGGCGCCGATGTGGTCCGAGACGCTGGAGACCAACGACAACATCGAGTTCATGGCCTTCCCCCGCCTCCCGGGCATCGCGGAGCTGGGCTGGTCCCCGGCCGCCACGCACGACTGGGCGGACTACCGGCAGCGGATCGCCACCCACGGCCCGCGCTGGGACGCCCTGGGCATCGACTACTACCGCTCACCGCAGATCCCCTGGGCGGACTGA
- a CDS encoding DUF234 domain-containing protein, translating to MRRGIPLIERGRGGLALECIERSWTTWRGRAVEPLIRESLLRLLPDERWPETEAVGGWWNRQNNPEIDLAGTDGEPVAP from the coding sequence CTGCGGCGGGGCATCCCGCTCATCGAGCGCGGCCGGGGCGGTCTTGCCCTGGAGTGCATCGAGCGGTCCTGGACCACCTGGCGGGGGCGTGCGGTCGAGCCTCTCATCCGAGAGTCGTTGCTGCGGCTGTTGCCGGACGAGCGATGGCCGGAGACAGAGGCTGTCGGCGGCTGGTGGAACCGGCAGAACAACCCCGAGATCGACCTGGCCGGCACCGATGGGGAACCCGTGGCTCCCTGA